TTTGTGCCGCCTTGATGGCAATCTCGGCCGTTTCAAGATCGCGGATTTCGCCGACGAGGATGACGTCCGGGTCCTGGCGCAGGAAGGCGCGCAGCGCCGAGGCAAAATTGAGTCCGGCCTTGTCGTTGATGTTTACCTGGTTGACGCCGGACAGGTTGATTTCCACCGGGTCTTCCGCCGTGGAAATATTGGTATCCGGTGTGTTGAGTATGTTAACCGCCGTGTAGAGGGTGACGGTTTTGCCGCTACCGGTCGGCCCGGTGACCAGCACCATGCCGTAAGGGCGATGGACGGCCTCAAGGAACAGTTGTTTCTGGAAATCCTCGAACCCAAGTTTTTCCACGCCGAGCGTGGCGGAGGTCGGGTCGAGAATACGCATCACGATTTTCTCGCCCCAAAGCGTTGGCAGCGTACTGACACGGAAATCGATCGCGCGATTCTTCGATATGCGCATCTTGATGCGGCCGTCCTGCGGAACACGTCGTTCCGCAATATCGAGCCTGGAAAGAATCTTGATGCGCGCGGCGATGCGGGCGGACAAGGCTATCGGCGGATTGGCCACTTCGTGCAATATGCCGTCCTGCCGGTAGCGCACGCGGTAGATTTTTTCGTACGGCTCGATATGGATATCCGAGGCGCCGCGGTTGATGGCGTCCATCAGAACCTTGTTGACGAATTTGACGACCGGAGCATCGTTGACGCCCTCCTCGCCGCCAGCGGCACCCTTTGCCTCATCTTCCTCGCCAGCGACGATTTCGAGGTTTTCCAGGCTGTCATCGCCGGACAGATCGGCCAAGCTCGTATCTTGCGCGTCCAGTGACTTTTCGATGATGACAGCGAGCTTGGCCTCTTCGACGAGGATCGGCTCCGTGCCAAGCCCCGTGTGAAACTTGATTTCATCCAGAGCCTGCAGATTGGTGGGGTCGGCGACGGCGACAAAAAGTCTCGTCCCGCGTTTGAACAGGGGCAGGACATGATGGCGCCGGATGATTTTTTCATCGACCAGCTTGACCGGGGCCATTTCCAGATCGAGCGAGTTGATTTCATACAGCGGTATGCCGAAATCCTCGGATGCCACCTTGGCGATGGTGGCGCTGTCGAGTTTCTTGCTTTCGACCAGTTGCGTGACAAAGGAAGTTTTTTTGGAGAGCGCTTCTGTCTGGATGCGTTCCGCGTCCGCCGGACTGAGCAGATTGTCGCGCACCAGCCTCAGTGCGAGGCCGCTCAGGTTGCTTGCCGTGCTTGCGGTTGCCATCGTGGTGGATTCAGGTGAGCGTCACTGCCAAGGCGCTGAATCTTTCAAATATAGTCTCAGATATCCGCATGCGCCAAATCATTTTTCCTCCTGTTTTCCGGTAGTTGCATGCGTCTGTCATAATCTGCTCCATCCATTTCTTGCGGGCATACGACATGCCGGTCGTGACGGAGGATTGCTGTAGGTATTTTCGCCCTGCGAGCTGTCATCGCTTCCATGCAGACAGTGGATGACGTCCAAGCCTAAGAATAGCCAGATTCTCTTTAATCTCCATCTGCCTGATGAAGGCACTGCCTGTGTTGTTGACAGTGTATTCTCACTAATTTAGAATAATTCTAAATCGAGCTATTCGATTGCTGTTTCGGTAAATTATATTGCCTTAAATCAAAGTATTTCATTTAAATTCCTTTTAAATTCATAATATTACTGTTAACTGTCTAAAAATGAGGAGTTAATCATGTCAAAGCTCAAAGGAAGCAAGACCGAAACCAGCCTGAAGGAGGCCTTTGCCGGCGAATCCCAGGCCAACCGTCGTTATCTGTATTTCGCCGCCAAGGCCGACGTGGAAGGCTTTAACGACGTTTCGGCCGTATTTCGCTCCACCGCGGAAGGCGAAACCGGCCACGCCCACGGTCACCTGGAGTACCTGGAGCAGTGTGGCGATCCGGCCACCGGCATGCCGATCGGCGCAACCTCGGACAACCTGAAGGCCGCCATTGCCGGCGAGACTCACGAGTACACCGACATGTACCCGGGCATGGCCAAGACCGCGCGCGACGAAGGCTTTGCCGAAATCGCCGACTGGTTCGAGACGCTGGCCAAGGCCGAGCGTTCCCACGCCAATCGGTTCCAGAAGGCTCTCGATACCCTGGGCAAGTAAATCTCGGAAATGAATGAACGGCGGGGTTGGTACTCCAGCCCCGTTGTTTCATTATTGCCGGCTTTGATTGCTATCAAAGCTGCGCGCACCCCCTGAGAGCAGGATGTTCTGAATTCATTGATCAGGCAGACACGACCATGAGCCAACCGACTGAAGGCCGACGTGAAGGCAGTCTCCAGGCGCCGACAAGGCATCCTCTGGAGTGGCGCGATCCCGGGTTTTACAACGAAGAAGCGCTCATGGAAGAGCTCGAGCGCGTGTTCGATATCTGCCACGGATGCCGTCGCTGTGTCAGTCTGTGCCATTCTTTCCCCTCACTATTCGACCTCGTCGACAATTCGCCGACGCTGGAAATGGACGGCGTCAAGAAGGAGGATTACTGGCAGGTCGTCGATCACTGCTATCTGTGCGACCTGTGTTTCATGACCAAGTGCCCGTACGTGCCGCCGCACGAATGGAACATCGATTTTCCGCACCTGATGCTGCGCGCCAAGGCGGTGAAGTTCAGGAAGGGTGACATCAAAAAGCGTGACAGGCTGCTGACCAGCACCGACATGGTCGGCAAGCTGGCCGGTATTCCGGTGATTGTGCAGACGGTGAATGCCGCAAACCGGTCCGGCGCCATGCGCAAGATGCTGGACAAGGTATTAGGCGTACATCCGGATGCGGTATTGCCGGAGTATCACAGCAAGACGCTGCGCAAGCGCATGAAGAACCGGAATGGTGACGTGTTGACACCCGAGCCGGCCGGACGCACACGCGGCAAGGTCGCGCTGTTCGCCACCTGTTACGGTAACTATAACGAACCGCATGTCGGCGAAGATCTGATCGCCGTTTTCGAGCACAACGGCATTCCCGTGACACTGGCGGAGAAGGAACGTTGCTGCGGCATGCCCAAGCTGGAACTGGGTGACCTCGAGGCCGTGGCGCGCGCCAAAGAGGCCAATATCCCGGTGCTGGCCAAACTCGTGGACGCGGGCTGGGACATCGTCGCGCCGGTGCCGTCCTGCGTGCTGATGTTCAAGCAGGAACTGCCGCTCATGTTTCCCGACGATCCCGAGGTGGCCAGGGTCAGGCAGGCCATTTTCGATCCGTTCGAGTACCTGATGCTGCGGCACAAAGAGGGGAAACTGAAAACCGATTTCAGGCAGGAGCTGGGGTCTGTGGCGTACCACGTGCCGTGTCACCTGCGCGTGCAGAACATCGGTCTCAAGACCCGCGAGGCGCTGAGCCTCGTGCCCAACACCAAGATCGACACCATCGAGCGCTGTTCCGGGCATGACGGCACCTACGCGGTGAAAAGCGAGTGCCACAAGATTTCCATGAAGATCTGCAAACCCGTGGTGAACCGGGTGGAGCAGGCCAAGCCGGATCATTATTCCAGCGATTGCCCCATGGCCGGGCACCAGATCGAGAACGGCCTGGAGGGCGACATGAAGCCGGAACATCCGATGTCGTTGTTGCGCCAAGCCTACGGCATTTAAATAATGAGGTGATGCGATGAATATACAGACTTCCATGAGCGAGAGGATTTCCATGAAGAAGCTGACCCGCGATGATCTCTATTCGCTTGAAAAATATGCCGAGGTCCGTCCCGGATTTCGCGCACAGGTCATGGCGCACAAGCAAAACCGTCGAGTCGTCATCGGCCCGAACGCTACGTTGTATTTTGAAGACCGGCTCACCATGCAATACCAGGTGCAGGAAATGCTCCGCATCGAGCGCATTTTCGAATCCGGCGGCATCAACGATGAGCTGGAGGCCTATAACCCCCTCATCCCGGACGGTCATAACTGGAAGGCGACGTTTATGGTCGAGTTCCCGGATGTCGAGGAGCGCCGCGCGTCCTTGAGGCGTCTGAAAGGCGTGGAAAAACACGTATGGGCGCGCGTGGCCGGTTTCGAGCCGGTGCGTCCGATTGCCGACGAAGATCTGGAGCGCGAGGACGAGGAGAAAACGTCTTCGGTCCACTTCCTGCGCTTCGAGCTGACACCCGACATGGTCAGGGCGGTCAAGCAGGGTGCGGCGATTTCCATGGGCATCGATCATCCGGCCTACAACCATCAGGTCGATCCCGTCCCGGTCGCGACACGCGACTCCCTGGCGCAGGACCTGTCCGGCTGACGCGCAGCATCGGACGTAATGTCATCGCGCCCTGACATGCGCGCGGCGTGATGTCTCGTGCGCGGCGCGCATCTGCTGTATACTGCGCGCCCGATGCAAGGAGCCACCCGTTTTATCTCTCAGCGAGTCGGGGAAAAAAGATTTTTCTTCGCCCGCCTGCTGCTGTTCATGGCGGTGTTCGCCGCCATTTCTCCAGTCCACGCCAAGCGCGATGCCTACGGGATGGAAAAGGAGTATTTCGATTTCGACGAGAGCCAGGCGGAGCGGTGGAAGGAAAGCGATATTACCCTCCCACCATACCCCCGGGACGAGAATCTCCTGGCGGTCCTCCTGCCCGCGACGGACACTCTTAAAATCTATATCGACCGCGCGTCGCTGTCGCGCGGCCCGGATCGCGTCGCGCGGTTTTCGCTCGTGGTGCAAAGCCCCTCCGGTGCGCGCAGTGTTTTCTACGACGGCCTGCGCTGTGAAACCCGGGAATACAAGACCTATGCCATCGGCAGCCCGGAACAGACGTTCACGCCGGTCAAGCATGCCGCGTGGCGTGCCATACCGCGGCCCGCGAGCAATGCCTTTCGTTATCATCTCTACCAGGATTACATCTGCGATGCGCATGCCTCTGCCCGGACCCCCGAGGACCTTGTGCGCCTGCTGACCCGGTAACGCCGATGAACTTCGTTTATTTCAGGATTGCCTGACCGCCCATGAGCGCCGCCTACGATTCCTCCGCCATTGAAGTCCTGACCGGCCTCGAGCCGGTGCGCCGCCGTCCGGGTATGTATACCCAGACCGACCGTCCCAACCATCTCGCCCAGGAGGTCGTCGACAACAGCGTGGACGAGGCCATCGCGGGGCATTGCAGCGCCATCGACGTCACGCTGCACGGCGACGGCTCGCTCTCGGTCGCGGACAACGGCCGCGGCATGCCGGTGGACAAGCACAAGGAAGAGGGTGTGTCGGGCGTCGAGGTGATCCTCACGCGTCTGCACGCGGGCGGAAAATTTTCGAACAAGAATTACACCTACTCCGGCGGCCTGCATGGCGTCGGCGTGTCGGTGGTCAACGCGCTGTCGCACAAGCTGGAAGTCACGGTGCGGCGCGACGGCAAGGAATACCGCATGGCCTATGCCGACGGCCAGAAGACCTCCGAACTGAAAGCGGTTGGCAAGGCGGAAAAAAACGTCACCGGCAGCATCATCCGTTTCTGGCCCGACGCCCAGTTCTTCGACACGGTGAAATTCCATGTCCCGCGCCTGAAGCACGTGCTGCGCGCCAAGGCGGTGCTGTGTCCGGACCTGTACATCAGCTTCACCAACGAGGCCGACAGCAAGGACAACGAGGAGTGGCATTACGAGGACGGCCTCACGGATTACCTCAAGACCCAGATCGAGGGCTGGGAGTATCTTCCCGACGAGCCCTTCGTCGGCCACCATAAAGGCGACGACGGCGAGGTGGACTGGGCCATCGTGTGGCTGCCGGCGGGCGGCGAGCCGATCATGGAGAGTTACGTCAACCTCATCCCGACCACGCAGGACGGTACGCACATCAATGGTTTCCGCGCCGGCCTGACCGACGCCATGCGCGAGTTCTGCGAGTTCCGCGACCTGCTGCCGCGCGGGGTGAAGCTCGCGCCCGAGGACATCTGGGGCAAGTCGAGTTACGTGTTCTCGCTCAAGATGCGCGACCCGCAGTTCTCGGGCCAGACCAAGGAGCGCCTGACCTCGCGCGAGGCCGCCAGCTTCGTGCAGGGCGTGACCAAGGACTCTTTCAGCCTGTGGCTCAACCACCACGTGGCCGACGCCGAGAAGATTGCGGCACTCGCCATCGAGGCCGCGCAGGAACGCCAGCGCGCCGACAAGAAGGTGGCGCGCAAGAAAATCGGCACCGGCCCGGCGCTGCCCGGCAAGCTCGCCGATTGCGTGGCCCAGGATCTGTCGCGCACCGAGCTGTTTCTGGTGGAGGGTGATTCCGCCGGCGGCTCGGCCAAGCAGGCGCGCGACCGCGACTTCCAGGCCATCATGCCGTTGCGCGGCAAGATCCTGAACACCTGGGAAGTGGACCCGGCCGAGGTGCTGGGCTCGCAGGAGGTGCATGACATCGCCGTGGCGCTGGGCGTGGACCCGGGTTCGAGCAATCTCGAAGGCCTGCGTTACGGCAAGGTCTGCATCCTGGCCGACGCCGATTCCGACGGCGCACATATCGCCACGCTGCTGTGCGCGCTGTTCGTGCGTCATTTCCGGCCGCTGGTGGCGGACGGGCGCGTGTGCGTCGCCATGCCGCCGCTGTACCGCGTCGACGTCGGCAAGGAGATTTATTACGCGCTCGACGATGAGGAGAAACAGGCGCTGCTCAAGCGCATCGAGTCGAGTGGCGCGCGCGCCAAACCGATGGTGACGCGCTTCAAGGGCCTGGGCGAGATGAATCCCGAACAGCTGCGTGAGACCACCATGGACCCGAAGACACGCCGGCTGGTGCAGCTCGAAATCGCGGCCGGCGACAACACCAGCAAGATGCTCGACATGCTGCTCGGCAAGAAGCGCGCCGCCGATCGCAAGAGCTGGCTCGAGAAGAATGGCAACAAGGCGGAGGTGCTCTGATGCCGACCATCAAGACAGCCGTGGACGTCGCCACCTCGGCCGAGATCGTGTGGCGCGTGTTGACGGATTTCCCGTCCTATCCGAAATGGAATCCGTACCTCGTATCCGTCCAGGGAAACTCCTCATCGGGCGCGCGCCTGAAAATCCAGGCGCGTTTTCCGAACAGCCATGCATTTAAATTTTCAGCGCGCATCGTCAAGGCCATCCCCGCCACCGAACTGCGCTGGCGCCGCCGGCGACTGCTGGAAGGCGTGTTCGACCGCGAGCAGGCGTTCTTTATCATACCGAACGGCATCAAGGGCGTGCGCTTCATCCAGCGCGAGCATTTCTCCGGTCTGCTGGCGGCGCTGATCATGCCCTTCATTTCCGGCAAAACAACCAAGGCCTTCAACCTGATGAATCTGGCGTTGAAACGGACCGCCGAGGCGAAACACTGATGGCGAAGAAAACCACGGGCAAGGGAAACGGCGCGACCAAGAAGACCCGGGCCACGCGCGGCAAGGCGCAACCCATCACGCGTCCGCGTGTGGCTTCGATCGAACGCTTGCCGCTGTCAACATTCACCGAGAAGGCGTACCTGGACTATTCCATGTACGTCATCCTCGATCGCGCGCTGCCGCATATCGGCGACGGCCTCAAGCCGGTGCAACGGCGCATCATTTACGCGATGTCGGAGCTTGGGCTCAGCGCCGCCAGCAAGCACAAGAAATCGGCGCGCACCGTGGGCGACGTGCTCGGCAAGTTCCATCCGCACGGCGACACTGCCTGTTACGAGGCCATGGTGCTGATGGCCCAGCCGTTCAGCTACCGCTATCCGCTCATCGACGGCCAGGGCAACTGGGGCTCGCCCGACGATCCCAAGTCGTTCGCCGCCATGCGCTACACCGAGTCGCGGCTCACGCGCTTCGCGCAGATCCTGCTGTCCGAGCTGGAGCAGGGCACGGTGGAATGGGCGCCCAACTTCGACGGCACGCTGCAGGAGCCGCGAACCATGCCGGCGCGCCTGCCGCATGTCCTGCTCAACGGCACCACCGGCATCGCCGTCGGCATGGCCACCGACATCCCGCCGCACAACGTGCGCGAGGTGGCCGCGGCCTGCGTGCACCTGCTGGAGGAGCCGGACGCCGGTCTCAAGGACCTGTTCAAGCACATCAAGGGCCCGGACTATCCGACCGAGGCCGAGATCATCACCCCGAAGAGCGAAATCCGCGCCATCTACGAAACCGGCAACGGCTCGATCCGCGCCCGCGCCCGCTGGGAGAGCGAGGACGGCAATATCGTGATCACGGCGCTGCCGTACCAGGTGTCGGGCTCCAAGGTCATCGAGCAGATCGCGCAGCAGATGCAGCAAAAGAAGCTGCCCATGGTCGAGGACCTGCGCGACGAGTCCGACCACCAGAACCCGACGCGCCTGGTGATCGTGCCGCGCTCCAACCGCATCGATCCGGTGGAGCTGATGTCGCACCTGTTCGCCACCACCGACCTCGAGCGCAGCTATCGCGTGAACCTGAACATGATCGGCCTCGACGGCCGGCCACGGGTGTACAACCTCAAGGAACTGCTCAAGGAGTGGCTCAAGTTCCGCACCGAGACCGTGCGCCGGCGCCTGCAGCACCGCTTCGAGCGCGTCGAGGCCCGGCTGCACATCCTCGACGGCCTGCTGGCCGCGTTCCTGAACCTGGACGAGGTCATCCGCATCATCCGACGCGAGGACGAACCGAAGCCGGTGCTCATGAAGCGCTTCAAGCTGACCGAGATCCAGGCGGAAGCGATCCTCGAAACCCGCTTGCGTCACCTCGCCAAGCTCGAGGAAATGAAAATCCGTGGCGAGCAGGACGAGCTGACCCGTGAGCGCCAGCACCTGGAGAAGACACTCAAATCCGCACGGTTGCTGAAGCAGGTGGTGCGTGACGAACTCATCGCCGACGCGCATGAATACGGTGACGCGCGCCGCTCGCCGCTGGTCGAGCGCGAGGCCGCGCAGCAGATCGACCAGACCGCGCTGCTGCCGACCGAACCGGTGACCGTGATCCTGTCCGAGAAGGGCTGGGTGCGCGCCGCCAAGGGCCACGACATGGACCCGCGCACGCTCGACTACAAGGCCGGTGACAAATTCCACCAGGCCGCGCGCGGCAAGAGCAACCAGCTGGCGGTGTTCATTGACTCCACCGGCCGCACCTATTCATTGCCGGCGCACAAGCTGCCGTCGGCGCGCGGCCACGGCGAACCCCTGAGCTCGAGCCTCAATCCGCCGCCGGGCGCCACCTGGGCTGGGACCATGATGGGAGCCCCGGAGGATCTGTACCTGCTGGCGACCAACGCGGGTTATGGTTTCGTCGCGAAGCTCGAGGACCTGGTTTCGAACAAGAAGGCCGGCAAGACGGTGCTCAAAGCCACCAAGGACGCGAAAGTCCTGCCACCGCAGCCGGTCAGTGACCTTAAAAAGGACCTGCTCGCGGCCGTCACCAGCACCGGCCAGATGCTGGTGTTCAAAGTGAAGGACCTGCCGCAGATGCCCCGGGGCAAGGGCAACAGGATTCTCAACGTCCCCACGGCGAAATTCGCCAAGCGCGAGGAGGCCGTTGCCGGCGTCGCGGTTTTCGGCGAAGGCAAGCCGCTCGTGGTCCACACTGCCAAGGGCGATCTCACCGTGTCGCGCGAGGAGGTCGAGCTTTACGAGGGCGAACGCGCCCAGCGCGGTTCGCGGTTGCCGAAGGGATACCAGGAAGTACAGGGAATCGAAGTAAAGGAGTAAACATAAACGCCGCGAAAGCGGCGTTTATGTTTTGGGTTCGGGTAATTTCCTTCTCCAATCCATTGATGCCAATCCTGGCGGCGCAACAAAATGCCCGGCTTGCGCGTACAATGGAGCCCACGACGTAGTGCACGGAGAGCACTGACCCATGGGCCCGCATTATCTTGATCGATTGTTTGCCCCGCGCGCCATCGCGGTTTTCGGCGCGTCGGACCGCAAGGACTCGGTCGGCGGGCATGTTCTGCGCAACATACTCGCGGCCGGTTTCGACGGGCCGGTGTTTCCCATCAACCCCAAGCACGAGAGCGTCGCGGGACGGCGCTGTTTCCGCTCGATCGGTGAAACGGAAGCATCCATCGACCTCGCGGTGATTGCCACGCCGGCCGCCACGGTGCCGGCGATCATCCATGAATGCGGCGAACATGGCGTGCGCGCGGCGATCATCCATTCCGCGGGGTTCGCCGAAGGCCAGGAAAAGACCACTGGCATCGAGCTCGAAACGGCGCTGCTGGCCGAGGCGCGGCGTTACCACATGCGCCTGCTCGGGCCGAACTGCCTCGGGCTGATACGCCCCGCGTCAAAACTCAATGCCACGTTCACCAACAATTCCGCGCGCTCCGGCTCGCTCGCGCTGGTGTCGCAATCCGGCGCGCTGTGCACCGCGATTCTCGACTGGGCCGAGGCGCATCGCGTGGGTTTCTCGGCGGTGGTGTCGCTCGGCGACGGGGCCGATATCAATTTTGGCGACCTGCTGGATTACCTGGCGGTGGATCCCGCCACGCGCAGCATCCTGCTCTACATCGAGGGCATCCGGCGATCGCGCCGGTTCCTGAGCGCGCTGCGCGTGGCCGCGCGCCTGAAGCCGGTCGTGGTCGTCAAGGCCGGCCGGCACGCCGCCGGGTCGCGCGCCGCGCTGTCGCATACCGGCGCCCTGGTGGGGGCGGACGACGTGTTCGACGCCGCGCTGGCTCGCGCCGGCGCGGTGCGCGCCATGACCATCGAGCAGCTGTTCTCCGCCGCGGAGTTGCTGGCCACGAAGTACCGCGCGCGCGGTCACCGGCTGGCGATCGTGACCAACGCGGGCGGACCCGGCGTGCTCGCCGCGGATCGCGCGGCCGACCTCGGGGTCGAACTGGCGGCCTTGTCGGAGACCACCATGGCGCGACTCAACAAGCTGCTGCCTTCGCACTGGTCGCACGGCAACCCGGTGGACATTCTGGGTGACGCGGATCCATTGCGGTTTCGCGCCGCCGCCGAGGCTTGTCTGGCCGATTCCAACGTGGATGGGCTGCTGGTGATGCTGACCCCGCAGGCCATGACCGACCCGCTCGCGGCGGCCAGGCATGTCGTGGAACTCGCGGCCGGCACCGACAAGCTGGTGCTGGCTTGCTGGATGGGCGAGGCGCATGTGCTGGTGGCGCGCGCGTTTTTTACCGAGCATCAGCTCCCGGAATTTCCCAGCCCCGAGGCGTCGGTCGAGGCCTTCGCCTATCTCGCCAATTACCAGCGCAACCAGCAGCTGCTGCGCCAGGTGCCGGGCCCGCTGTCGCCGCACAGCAGTCCGGACGTCGAGGGCGCCCACCTGATCATCGACACCGCGCTCGCCGAACGCCGGGCGCTGCTGACCGGCATGGAAGCGCGCGCGGTGCTGAGCGCGTTCGGCATTCCGCAGTTGCCGGCGATGGAGGCGCACAGCGGGAACGAGGCGCTGGTGATGGCGGAGTCGATCGGTTACCCGGTGACGCTCAAGATCGCCTCGCCCGACATCACGCACAAGTCCGATGTCAACGGCGTGCGTCTCAATATCGGCAACGCCCAGGCGGTGCGCACGGTGTACCACGAGCTGGTCGAGTCGGTGCAGCGCCAGCGGCCGCAGGCGCACATCACCGGAGCGACCGTGGAGCGCATGTACAAGAATCCGCATGGACGCGAGCTGCACGTGGGCGTGATACGCGACGAGGTTTTCGGGCCGGTGATAAGTTTCGGGCTGGGTGGCGTGGCGATCGAGGTGCTGCGCGACCGCGCTTGCGCGCTGCCACCGCTCAATACCTTCATCGTCCGGGACCTCATCCGCAATACGCGCGCCGCCAGACTGATCGGGGCGTTTCGTCACATGCCGGCCGTCAATCATGCCGCGCTCGAGCAGGTGCTGCTGGCGGTGTCGGAAATGGTCTGCGAACTGCCGCAAATAAGGGAGCTCGACATCAACCCGCTGGTGGCCGACGAGCAGGGGGCCGTGGCGCTGGACGTGCGCATCGTGGTGGAAACGCCGCCGCCGCGGCGCGACCGCTACGGGCACATGACGATTTACCCGTACCCGACCCACCTGGTTTCGCACATGCAGCTGCCGGACGGGACCGATATCGTGTTGCGGCCAATCCGCCCGGAGGACGCGGACATCGAGGCGGCGTTCGTGCGCAACCTGTCGCCGCAGGCGCGTTACATGCGCTTCATGCAGACGCTGGAGGAACTCAGCCCGGAGATGCTCGTGCGCTTCACGCAGATCGACTACGACCGCGAACTGGCGCTGATCGCCGTGGTGATGCAGGACGGCAAGGAGGTCGAAATCGCGGTGGCGCGCTACGGCGTCAACCCGGACGGCGACAGCTGCGAGTTCGCCATCGTGGTCGACGACGAATGGCAGACCAAAGGGGTCGGCGCGCGGCTGCTCACGTTGCTGATGGAAGCCGCCAAGGCCAAGGGGTTCAAGATCATGGAGGGCGAGGTGCTGGCCGAGAACGGCGCGATGCTTTCGCTCGTCAAGCGGCTCGGCTTCTCCGTGAGTGCCATGCCGGATGAGCCGGCGATTTTCGCGGTACAGCGCAATCTGTGACCGGACGTTTCCGCGCGTTCAATGAAAAAACCCGCACTGGTATTTGTCTACAACGCCGACAGCGGTTTCGTCAGTACACTGCTCGACATCGGCCACAAGATCGTTTCGCCGCAAACCTATGCCTGTAATCTTTGCGCCATCACGCACTCGACGTTCAGCATGCGTGACGAATGGAAAAATTTCGTCGCCGGGCTCGGGGTGCCGGTGGAATTCCTGCACCGGGACGAACTGGTGGAGCGCCATGGCTTGCGTGACGTGAAGCTGCCGGCGATTTTCCTGAAAATGGAAGACGGCCTGAAACCGTGGATAAGCCGAGAGGAAATCGACCGGTGTCGCTCGCTCGGCGAGCTGAAGCGGCTCGTGGAGCAGAAACTCAAGGCGTGAGACAGTGTCGTCCACACACTGAACAACGGAGGCAGGCATGTTCGACATCCCCACCGCCGATATCCTGAGCTTGGCCTGGTTCGTCGCCATCTGGGTCGGTTATACCTGGTACGCGGACCGCGGCGTCTGGCGCAAACGCTCGCTGCGCGCCGTCATGCACGCGCACCGCGAGGAGTGGATGCGCCAGATGGCGCTGCGCGACAACCGTGTCGCCGACGTCAATATCCTGCGCAACCTGTTGCAGGGCGTGTCGTTCTTCGCCTCGACCACGCTGCTGATTCTGGCCGGACTGCTGGCCATGCTCGGCGCCAGCGACCGCGGCATCGAGATCGTGCGCGCACTGCCGTTCGCGGCCGGCACGACGCTGGGTCAGTGGGAACTGAAACTGCTGGTGCTGGGCGTGGTTTTCGTGCACGCGTTTTTCAAGTTCACCTGGGCGCTGCGCCAGTTCAATTACTGCTCGGTGCTGATCGGCGCCGCGCCGAAATCCACTGATAACGATTATGCGCGTCGCGCCGCCGAGGTC
The DNA window shown above is from Sulfuricaulis limicola and carries:
- the parC gene encoding DNA topoisomerase IV subunit A: MAKKTTGKGNGATKKTRATRGKAQPITRPRVASIERLPLSTFTEKAYLDYSMYVILDRALPHIGDGLKPVQRRIIYAMSELGLSAASKHKKSARTVGDVLGKFHPHGDTACYEAMVLMAQPFSYRYPLIDGQGNWGSPDDPKSFAAMRYTESRLTRFAQILLSELEQGTVEWAPNFDGTLQEPRTMPARLPHVLLNGTTGIAVGMATDIPPHNVREVAAACVHLLEEPDAGLKDLFKHIKGPDYPTEAEIITPKSEIRAIYETGNGSIRARARWESEDGNIVITALPYQVSGSKVIEQIAQQMQQKKLPMVEDLRDESDHQNPTRLVIVPRSNRIDPVELMSHLFATTDLERSYRVNLNMIGLDGRPRVYNLKELLKEWLKFRTETVRRRLQHRFERVEARLHILDGLLAAFLNLDEVIRIIRREDEPKPVLMKRFKLTEIQAEAILETRLRHLAKLEEMKIRGEQDELTRERQHLEKTLKSARLLKQVVRDELIADAHEYGDARRSPLVEREAAQQIDQTALLPTEPVTVILSEKGWVRAAKGHDMDPRTLDYKAGDKFHQAARGKSNQLAVFIDSTGRTYSLPAHKLPSARGHGEPLSSSLNPPPGATWAGTMMGAPEDLYLLATNAGYGFVAKLEDLVSNKKAGKTVLKATKDAKVLPPQPVSDLKKDLLAAVTSTGQMLVFKVKDLPQMPRGKGNRILNVPTAKFAKREEAVAGVAVFGEGKPLVVHTAKGDLTVSREEVELYEGERAQRGSRLPKGYQEVQGIEVKE
- a CDS encoding bifunctional acetate--CoA ligase family protein/GNAT family N-acetyltransferase, coding for MGPHYLDRLFAPRAIAVFGASDRKDSVGGHVLRNILAAGFDGPVFPINPKHESVAGRRCFRSIGETEASIDLAVIATPAATVPAIIHECGEHGVRAAIIHSAGFAEGQEKTTGIELETALLAEARRYHMRLLGPNCLGLIRPASKLNATFTNNSARSGSLALVSQSGALCTAILDWAEAHRVGFSAVVSLGDGADINFGDLLDYLAVDPATRSILLYIEGIRRSRRFLSALRVAARLKPVVVVKAGRHAAGSRAALSHTGALVGADDVFDAALARAGAVRAMTIEQLFSAAELLATKYRARGHRLAIVTNAGGPGVLAADRAADLGVELAALSETTMARLNKLLPSHWSHGNPVDILGDADPLRFRAAAEACLADSNVDGLLVMLTPQAMTDPLAAARHVVELAAGTDKLVLACWMGEAHVLVARAFFTEHQLPEFPSPEASVEAFAYLANYQRNQQLLRQVPGPLSPHSSPDVEGAHLIIDTALAERRALLTGMEARAVLSAFGIPQLPAMEAHSGNEALVMAESIGYPVTLKIASPDITHKSDVNGVRLNIGNAQAVRTVYHELVESVQRQRPQAHITGATVERMYKNPHGRELHVGVIRDEVFGPVISFGLGGVAIEVLRDRACALPPLNTFIVRDLIRNTRAARLIGAFRHMPAVNHAALEQVLLAVSEMVCELPQIRELDINPLVADEQGAVALDVRIVVETPPPRRDRYGHMTIYPYPTHLVSHMQLPDGTDIVLRPIRPEDADIEAAFVRNLSPQARYMRFMQTLEELSPEMLVRFTQIDYDRELALIAVVMQDGKEVEIAVARYGVNPDGDSCEFAIVVDDEWQTKGVGARLLTLLMEAAKAKGFKIMEGEVLAENGAMLSLVKRLGFSVSAMPDEPAIFAVQRNL
- a CDS encoding DUF599 domain-containing protein; translation: MFDIPTADILSLAWFVAIWVGYTWYADRGVWRKRSLRAVMHAHREEWMRQMALRDNRVADVNILRNLLQGVSFFASTTLLILAGLLAMLGASDRGIEIVRALPFAAGTTLGQWELKLLVLGVVFVHAFFKFTWALRQFNYCSVLIGAAPKSTDNDYARRAAEVSTHASKDFNQGLRAYYFSLAALGWFVHPWVFVAATTLVTVVLYLREHHSKTMKMLLPGGID